The nucleotide window TATATACCAGTgtaaaagtttatttattaatgcTTATTATGATTCCATGTTGTTTGTAGTCTATTGGCGTTGATCTTGACGGGGTCCGCAAGGATCATCAAGCTATCAAGGCCAAACTTAAGACACTCGAGACTGAAAAGGAGGCCATAAACAATGTGATTGCTTCTTTAGAGGAGGAACTGTGTGTAGTGATCGAGAAAAAGGATAAGGTCTATCACAAAATTAGTGAGCTGAGGAATAAACGTGAAGAAGAGGTATGTTAGTATTTTCATTTAAGGCTAGATTTTGTGTTTTAGAATTTAAAATGGATGTCATCAATTTTTTCGTTTTCTGTCTTTCCAGAATACTTGCTTTTACCAAAACCGCTCCCTCTTGAACGATGCAAGAAGGCTGGCTGCAAGTAAGGACGTTAATGCCCTTATAGAGCTTTCAACCTCAGAGGTTTGTTAAACACTCCAGTTGTCTGATTTCTAAATTTTATTAATATTGGGAAGCACATTAAACGCTTATATTCGCTTATTGAACTCAGGTCGACGAATTCATGTCGGAGTGGAATAGTAATAAAGCGTTCAGGGAAGTTTTTAGCATGTGCCGCACCGGGAACAcctttatataattttttttttgtgatcaTTACATAAAATGCAGGTTGCTGAAAGATTTGAGAAGCTACGTAAAGAAGGTTGGAAACCGTGAAGAACGATTATCTTTTGCAAAATTGGGATGCAGAAGAATATGGATTGGTCTCTATCTCTCTTAACACAAATCTTAGttagtttttttaatatttataataattgttatgtttttttttaagattGGATCGACGGAATGGGTTGAAGAAAACAGAGAAAAGTTAGCATCGAAAGTTGTTGCGTACATAAATGTCGACATTGCGGTTGCTGAGGCAGGATTTCAAGCCTCAGCCACTCCACAACTTGATCAGTTAATCACATGAGTTACAAAACAGGTAAATACATGTGGCAGTTTCAGCCTACTTACATATAAATGGCCAAACCAAAAAGTTAGTAAAAAAGAAAGCACGTTGAACGGGTCCAAAGTCGATTTCGGCTATGTTTTATCTTTAACAGGCATAAAAGAAATTTATTTTAAAAGGAAATGGGTTGAATTGATTGAACGGTTCATAGTCGCCCAAGGTGTACTTTTAATGCATATAGCATCCTATAGTTCTGCATAGTTTATATCGTCTTTAACATGTGAATTCGGGTCAACGTAAGCTGACCTGACGGTTTTGACTCATACCAAGTATGGCCTGTTACCCAACCCACCATTTTCCACCGCTAGacgtaaaaaattaaaaaaaaatccataTTCATTCCATCTTGTCATTTTGAAGGTTCAAGATCTAGACAACTCATCACAAACGGTTTACGATTCCTGGGTAAAAACTGCCAATATCCCGAGGTAAGTGTTCCAGAATTACTTTCCTGCCCTCTCAAGCAGCTTACCGatgaataaaaatgaaaaaaaaaaagacataaaGTTGATGTTTGGCTTTTATAGTCAGCAGAAGTATAACGTATAATGAAAAAAAAGACATAAAGTTGAAACACATTATCTAACAATAATTGTGTCTACTGTCTATGCCAGATTTACGCACCATCAAAGCACAACGATTACGAGTCAAAATGCTTCCCAGGGATAGATGATGCTGTTGAAAATGCAAATAAACTCAACACTAAAGAATCGTGGGGTGCGGCACAACATAAAATTTGGAGGGTATTGAGAGTTATCACGCAGGTATCATTAGTTCTATATGGTGAACTAACATAATGCTCATAGATATAGATATAACGGAACCATATAAGTTTACAAGTCACTTTTGTCCTATGAATAACTAAATGGATACAGAAAAAGATCTTTAGGAAAAAATAACAGAAACTAGATGAGTTATGTGACAGATTACCAATtaaattattaaaaacaaaaattgaaGCAGTTAAATAGTCCAGgctgataaaaaaaataaaccatAACTGCAGTAACTTTAAATGGTTTAGTTAGAATCCAACTTCAACTTATAGCTGGAAATACCCCTTTCAAATACCAAATGGTTTAGTTAGAATCCAACTTCAACTTATAATCCAAAGActtttttgatatttttaataagTCTTTAGTTAGAATGATATCTTTTAATATATCTCAAACCTTTTCAAAAACCAAGTCATGTCAGTATCTTTTGTTTGACTTTTgtcctttttgttttttttactacTTACCGTGTACTGCTTTACAAGTCATCTCAACCTTTTCAAAAACCAAGTCATGTCAGTATCCAAGATTTTACTGTTGTCTCATGCTTGGTTCAGTCTCTATAAGTACTTCATCAAGCTCAACACTCTACAAACCctcaactacactcaactgactACTGCTTTTACATCTACAGCTGTAAAGCAAGATTTTACTGTTGTGTGAAAGAGAGCATGCTTGCTTCAGTCTCTACAAATACTTCATCAAGCTCAACACTCTACAATCACTCAACTCAGACGAATTAAACTTTCAAATTGTAAGTTTATCTCAGTTGAACTAAATCCTACTTTTAAGTCTTGCATCAATTAAACCTTCAAAATATCAACCTAACAACTTCTATTTTACTTCGATTTCAGAATATATTGACTCTTTGCATCTGGACCTTGCGTTGTTTCTCGGCTCTCACATCAAGGTTTCACATTTTTTGTCGGCTTTTTACATCTGCCTCTTGCATTATTGTAAGTTCTTCCAAATTTCTTGGTTTTTTTGTAACTTTTAACTGTGGCTTTTAACTTTAGAAGGTTGTAAATGTTGAAATAACTGTGGTTTTTTTATCTGTATTGTTTAACTGCCTCTTTGTTTTTTTGGGCTGTTGATTATGAAATTCATTAGTATTACAATATGAGATGTAAAAATTCTTTAATTCAGGAGTAAGTTATTATAATATGTACCATTTGGTCACAAAAACTAttattcttatagaaacttttaAATTTGATTGATAAAAGGCTATTGCGTGAAATATCGTTTCGTTACTATTAACCAAATAACCTATATTATTAACTAAATGATCATTAATATGTTGTGTTTTCGCCTGATTTCCCTCTCTTCAATCGTCTACCAatgaatgttcatgtttaaagcCTTCTCATGATACATATTCTTATTGCTCACCCAAACCTGATACATACTAAAATAAAACATCATAAAGAGCACCATCTTTTTTAAGAGTCATTCTATTCCAACATCTTTTTTACTATTTCTTTCTCTCtatatatctatgtatatatAAAGAGATAGAGGGGAGTTAAGGTGTGAGAATATTATCATCTTTTTCAATTAGTATTGTTGTTAACAGAGCCGGCTGAAGGGTAATTCAACTAAAGCCTTTGCTTTAGGCCACAACTCCATAAAAGGCCTTCAATTtggataaaaaaaattatatattatctTTTGTTATTGGTTTACAGAGTTATAAAAGCATGAATGGACAAAGGAGTTTTTAGTCATTAAAgttagattttttatttttaggattcCAACTTCATATTCTTCCTCTCATTGTTTTCTCTTTTCATATGTGTCTGTTTTTATTTACTAATATATGTTGCGTTAGTAGCTAATTTTCTATTTCTAGAAATGATTATATTAGCTTTAATTTCATGATTTACTAcaagttttttatttttcagcaaaCATATATGCTTTGAAATTAAAATACTTCATGTAATAATAACAACAtaatctactatttttttttacaaaatatcaGTATAATATTTAAGAATACCATCATATACTTGCTTTAAAGCAACAAAAAATAATGTAAGTTATAACTAGAAAGGGCCCCACATTTATAGTTCGCTTTAGGCCTTTCAAAGTGTTGAGCCGGCCCTGGTTGTTAACACCATACCATCACATCCAATCTAAAAAAACCCTCCAATAAATACTTATCTTATGGCACTTTACCCGTAATTTATTTAAACGactattttttttattctttaatTTTCACTActaattttaaaaattataaaacatttTTTGCTTAAAATATTCCAT belongs to Helianthus annuus cultivar XRQ/B chromosome 5, HanXRQr2.0-SUNRISE, whole genome shotgun sequence and includes:
- the LOC110941023 gene encoding proton pump-interactor 1-like isoform X2, which codes for MQYRIQHESITLNEEKQIIREIKQLQGTRDKVIANAAMRAEVQKFVGEKDAIQDQVKSIGVDLDGVRKDHQAIKAKLKTLETEKEAINNVIASLEEELCVVIEKKDKVYHKISELRNKREEENTCFYQNRSLLNDARRLAASKDVNALIELSTSEVC
- the LOC110941023 gene encoding proton pump-interactor 1-like isoform X1, with protein sequence MPRFMWLIKIKSMQYRIQHESITLNEEKQIIREIKQLQGTRDKVIANAAMRAEVQKFVGEKDAIQDQVKSIGVDLDGVRKDHQAIKAKLKTLETEKEAINNVIASLEEELCVVIEKKDKVYHKISELRNKREEENTCFYQNRSLLNDARRLAASKDVNALIELSTSEVC